From Bacteroidota bacterium, a single genomic window includes:
- a CDS encoding ORF6N domain-containing protein → MRTEITIPEEIIMSKIYLIRGQKVMLDRDLSELYEVDTKVLKQAVRRNIERFPEDFMFEMTKDELELWRSQFVTSKSDMKGLRYAPFCFTNIGIPQLSTVLKSKKAIMINLQIMRVFNKMYEMMLAHKDLFIKLDEIERKISMHDDNIMLIFEYIKQFEESKKQELEQKNRKQIGFKTSEE, encoded by the coding sequence ATGAGAACAGAAATAACAATTCCGGAAGAAATAATAATGAGTAAAATCTATCTTATTAGAGGTCAAAAAGTAATGTTAGATAGAGACTTATCCGAATTATACGAAGTTGATACGAAAGTATTAAAACAAGCTGTTCGCAGGAATATTGAACGCTTTCCTGAAGATTTTATGTTTGAAATGACAAAAGATGAATTAGAACTTTGGAGGTCACAGTTTGTGACCTCCAAGTCTGACATGAAAGGTTTACGTTATGCTCCTTTTTGCTTTACAAATATTGGTATTCCTCAATTATCAACGGTTTTAAAAAGTAAAAAAGCTATTATGATAAATCTTCAGATTATGCGAGTATTTAATAAAATGTATGAAATGATGCTTGCACATAAAGATTTATTTATAAAGCTTGATGAAATAGAACGAAAAATATCAATGCACGATGATAATATCATGTTAATTTTTGAATACATAAAGCAATTTGAAGAAAGTAAGAAACAAGAATTAGAACAAAAAAACAGAAAGCAAATAGGATTTAAAACATCTGAAGAATAA
- a CDS encoding sulfite exporter TauE/SafE family protein, whose translation MQTHFFDIVILFFAGCTGGILAGLLGIGGGVVYVFILSIFLKDIQSDDIVKYLVSNSAFAVFFAGIAGSIKQYKNNNFYLKEVLFTAIPGIISSLFLSYLIINFDWYSKEKFAIFFVLTLIILALRMFNFNKKEKIEKEQLPLSKFSISGFVAGIFLAMSGLGGGVAMVPLLSGIMKLKIKKVTSISLGAMPFFALSVSLFYAFANTNPQNATVDSIGFIVPSVILPIIAGVIISSPIGVMLSKKIADRYIKLIFAIVLLIVIVRLLIFNQ comes from the coding sequence TACCGGTGGCATTCTTGCCGGATTACTTGGAATTGGAGGTGGTGTTGTTTATGTTTTCATCCTTTCAATATTTTTAAAAGATATTCAATCAGATGACATTGTAAAGTACTTAGTTTCCAATTCTGCTTTTGCAGTATTTTTTGCAGGAATTGCAGGCAGTATTAAACAGTACAAAAACAACAATTTCTATTTAAAAGAAGTTTTATTTACAGCCATTCCGGGAATCATTTCCTCTTTATTTTTATCATACTTGATAATAAATTTTGACTGGTATTCAAAAGAAAAATTTGCTATTTTTTTTGTTTTAACATTAATTATCTTAGCTCTAAGAATGTTCAATTTTAATAAAAAAGAAAAGATTGAAAAAGAGCAACTCCCTTTAAGCAAATTCTCCATAAGTGGATTCGTTGCAGGCATTTTCCTCGCTATGAGCGGACTTGGCGGAGGCGTAGCTATGGTGCCTCTACTATCCGGAATCATGAAATTAAAAATAAAAAAAGTAACATCAATTTCTCTCGGAGCAATGCCGTTTTTTGCTTTAAGCGTAAGCTTATTTTATGCTTTCGCAAATACAAATCCCCAAAATGCTACTGTGGATTCAATAGGATTTATCGTGCCATCAGTAATTCTTCCTATTATAGCAGGAGTAATAATTTCTTCTCCAATTGGAGTAATGCTTTCAAAAAAAATTGCAGACAGATATATTAAGCTTATTTTTGCAATAGTTCTACTTATCGTTATCGTAAGATTGTTAATTTTTAATCAATAA
- the tsaB gene encoding tRNA (adenosine(37)-N6)-threonylcarbamoyltransferase complex dimerization subunit type 1 TsaB, whose translation MTKLLHIETSTDICSIALSINDKIVENKSVNDRNVHSEKLTIFIKEILTNANVPFNQLDAIAVSKGPGSFTGLRIGIAVAKGICYGLDIPLISVNTLHSFYYGLKDSEKAKDNLFCSLADARNNEVYYSVFDNELNELIETKVGVLESSTLEKFYSKSKLIFIGNDIDKWVEIFENEKNVVFKKNIFADAKNIFPIALKKYINKTFEDLNTFEPFYLKDFKVKKSLKLKKFLNK comes from the coding sequence ATGACAAAACTTTTACACATAGAAACATCAACGGATATTTGCTCAATTGCCTTATCAATTAACGATAAAATTGTTGAAAACAAAAGTGTGAATGATAGGAATGTACACTCCGAAAAATTAACAATTTTTATCAAAGAAATTCTTACGAATGCCAATGTTCCTTTTAATCAACTTGATGCAATTGCTGTAAGCAAAGGTCCCGGCTCTTTTACAGGTTTAAGAATAGGCATAGCTGTAGCAAAAGGAATTTGTTATGGACTTGACATCCCACTGATTTCCGTTAACACTTTACATTCATTTTATTACGGACTAAAGGATTCAGAAAAAGCAAAAGACAATTTGTTTTGTTCTTTAGCTGATGCCAGAAATAATGAGGTTTACTATTCTGTATTTGATAATGAACTCAACGAATTAATAGAAACAAAAGTAGGGGTTTTAGAAAGTAGTACTTTAGAAAAATTTTATTCAAAATCAAAACTTATTTTTATTGGTAATGACATTGATAAATGGGTTGAGATTTTTGAAAATGAAAAAAATGTTGTTTTTAAAAAGAATATTTTTGCTGATGCAAAAAATATTTTTCCAATTGCGTTAAAAAAATATATAAATAAAACATTTGAGGATTTAAATACATTTGAACCTTTTTACCTAAAAGATTTTAAAGTTAAGAAAAGTTTGAAGCTCAAGAAATTTTTAAACAAATAA
- a CDS encoding rhodanese-like domain-containing protein — translation MSKYSLTLENFKDYQKENLLILDTRKNEDFALGFIPKSINIELKRGFKAISKHFLLKDQALLIIASKGQEEKAIIDLRNFGFTNIKGYLKGGFESWRKNKLQIDIVISINPEELYLEKKHGKLFLIDIRPKNIYEKSQIEGSQNIDTKFLINNYQNIEDEVTNCIYCHNGSLSLALISYLKRAGKHNIYHVSNGFNGILKNKKLSEMISSNK, via the coding sequence ATGTCTAAATATTCATTAACATTAGAAAATTTCAAAGATTATCAAAAAGAAAATTTGTTAATTCTGGATACACGAAAGAATGAAGATTTTGCTTTAGGATTTATACCAAAATCGATAAACATTGAACTCAAACGAGGTTTCAAAGCAATCTCTAAACATTTTCTTCTTAAAGATCAAGCATTATTAATAATTGCTTCAAAAGGACAAGAAGAAAAAGCAATAATTGACTTACGAAATTTTGGATTTACAAATATTAAAGGTTACCTAAAAGGTGGATTTGAAAGTTGGAGAAAAAATAAATTACAAATTGATATAGTTATTTCAATAAATCCTGAAGAGCTATATTTAGAAAAAAAACACGGAAAATTATTTTTAATTGACATAAGACCAAAGAATATTTATGAAAAAAGCCAAATTGAAGGCTCACAAAATATTGATACAAAATTTTTAATTAATAATTATCAAAATATTGAAGATGAGGTTACTAATTGTATTTATTGTCATAACGGTAGTTTGTCTTTAGCACTCATATCATATCTCAAAAGAGCAGGCAAACATAATATTTATCATGTATCAAATGGATTTAATGGAATACTAAAAAACAAAAAATTATCAGAAATGATTAGCTCTAATAAATAA